The region TCTCCATAAGGAACGCGTTCTACTCGTGAACGAATGTTTCCTACATATGCTATTAGCCGCATGGTTCTGGAGTAGTCGTCAAAACTGAGGTTGAATGCTCCGGCTGAGGAGCTAGGAGCGTTTAATGCTTCGCGGATAAGAGTGTCTGAATTATGAGGAAGTATTGTATCTGCGTGTAGAAATATAAGTATTTCACCTGTAGCAATTGCAGCTCCTGCATTCATTTGAGATGCACGCCCTGACTTTGCTGAAATTTTAACCACAGTTTCATCATTAATGGATTTATTAGTTGATTGACTTGATGACCCGTCTACGGCAATAATTTCACATACGGTTCCAAAGTTTGCTCTAACGTTATTTATGCAAATATTTATAGTTGCTTGCTCATTGAATACGGGGATAATAACGGATATTGGTGTATAGATAGACATAAAGTTTGTTTATACTCTTTAACTGACAGAATAAAGGGGGGGGCATGCCTAAAGAGTTGAAGCCTAGAAAGGGGTTTTCCAGTGATGAAGGGGTAATCGAAGACGTCTTGCGGAAAGGGGAAGTTCTCCATCTGGCCTTAAAGGACAATAATGGTGTGTATTCTGTTCCTGTTAATTATGGTTT is a window of Desulfovibrio sp. UCD-KL4C DNA encoding:
- a CDS encoding TIGR04283 family arsenosugar biosynthesis glycosyltransferase codes for the protein MSIYTPISVIIPVFNEQATINICINNVRANFGTVCEIIAVDGSSSQSTNKSINDETVVKISAKSGRASQMNAGAAIATGEILIFLHADTILPHNSDTLIREALNAPSSSAGAFNLSFDDYSRTMRLIAYVGNIRSRVERVPYGDQAPFIKKDTFFKLGCFPLIPIMEDVELFKKIKKKRLEIVILKESVITSARRYQKTGMVKCFLRNWLLRILHLCGVNTVTLKKMYSNNGTKN